A window from Engraulis encrasicolus isolate BLACKSEA-1 chromosome 11, IST_EnEncr_1.0, whole genome shotgun sequence encodes these proteins:
- the prrc1 gene encoding protein PRRC1 — protein MMEESGIETTPPSTPTPPPSVASSVSSPPPLTIGLSSPMPLPSTVGLSSSFSSPTPLPPMGGIGSPAAAAAVTATTSLPPIQPSLGPPFSSPLVSSAASPINPPPFMGTPYTSSPMVPFSSPSSFSSVGAPPPPMGGGGVGVPSVGGGAATSPPPVGPPTTGFSMSAGYDITRGHAGRTPQTPLMPSFSSAPPMPGVMTNPMMQQPVTSGGLEVTSPITFPEDQEDPRVAENPNAGGGIWGFFKGVAGNHMVKTVLDKTKHSVESMITTLDPGMAPYIKSGGDVDIVVTSDKEVKVGAVRDAFQEVFGMAMVTGEAGQSNIAPQPVGYAAGVKGAQERIDGLRRGGIIHEKQPVVSVENFIAELFPDKWFDIGCLILDDPSNGVHLETFTQATPVALEHVQQAQSLTPPDYNLRWSGLSVTVGEVLERNLPHVSRTDWHQAFTGMSRRQMIFGAAKALAGMYKQRLPPRTQ, from the exons ATGATGGAAGAGAGTGGAATAGAGACCACCCCgcccagcacccccacccctccgcCCAGTGTGGCCTCCTCAGTcagctcccctcctcctctgacCATCG GTCTATCAAGCCCCATGCCCCTGCCCAGCACCGTggggctctcctcctccttctccagccCCACCCCACTGCCCCCCATGGGGGGAATAggatcaccagcagcagcagcagcggtgacgGCCACCACCTCCCTGCCCCCCATCCAGCCCTCCCTCGGCCCTCCCTTCAGCAGCCCCCTGGTCTCCTCCGCCGCCTCCCCCATCAACCCCCCACCCTTCATGGGCACGCCGTACACCTCCAGTCCCATGGTgcctttctcctccccctcctccttctcctccgtgGGTGCTCCTCCGCCCCCtatgggaggtggtggtgttggggtgccGAGTGTCGGAGGCGGAGCGgccacctcccctcccccagtCGGCCCGCCCACGACCGGCTTCAGCATGAGCGCAGGATATGACATCACCAGAGGGCACGCGGGCCGCACACCCCAGACGCCACTCATGCCCAGCTTCTCCAGTGCCCCGCCCATGCCAG gcGTCATGACCAATCCCATGATGCAACAGCCGGTGACGTCGGGCGGCCTGGAGGTGACGTCCCCCATCACGTTCCCCGAGGACCAGGAGGACCCGCGTGTCGCTGAGAACCCCAACGCCGGCGGAGGCATCTGGGGCTTCTTCAAG GGTGTGGCAGGGAACCACATGGTGAAGACAGTGCTGGATAAGACGAAGCACTCTGTAGAGTCCATGATCACCACTCTGGATCCAGGCATGGCTCCCTACATCA agtCGGGTGGTGATGTGGACATCGTGGTGACGTCTGATAAGGAGGTGAAGGTGGGTGCGGTGCGCGATGCCTTCCAGGAGGTGTTTGGTATGGCCATGGTGACCGGGGAGGCGGGCCAGTCCAACATCGCCCCCCAGCCTGTTGGCTACGCCGCCGGAGTCAAG GGTGCCCAGGAGCGTATTGACGGCCTGCGTCGCGGCGGCATCATTCACGAGAAGCAGCCCGTGGTCTCAGTGGAGAACTTCATCGCAGAGCTCTTCCCAGACAA GTGGTTTGACATAGGCTGCCTGATCCTGGATGACCCGAGCAATGGGGTGCACCTGGAGACCTTCACCCAGGCCACACCGGTCGCTCTGGAGCACGTGCAGCAg GCCCAGTCCCTGACCCCTCCGGACTACAACCTGCGCTGGTCGGGGCTGTCGGTGACGGTGGGCGAGGTGCTGGAGAGGAACCTGCCGCACGTCAGCCGTACAGACTGGCACCAGGCCTTCACAGGCATGTCCCGTCGACAGATGATCTTCGGCGCCGCCAAGGCCCTGGCGGGCATGTACAAGCAGCGTCTGCCCCCCAGGACACAATAA